In Paenibacillus ihbetae, the following are encoded in one genomic region:
- the dnaI gene encoding primosomal protein DnaI: MESLGELLESMKSSALRRRTAEITEELLKNPLIQAMRAEYPEIDDRVLRINLSKLYQYAGDQANCKQCPGLDHCPNDFQGHYSKLDIQRVNGTVEIYERKTPCSLQVAKTNEDQIRKRIRSFYVDDKALNEGYDHMEIMAKDRLRAPGVHQVFKYIKETKENGLSPRGLYLTGSFGTGKTYLMGYLLYELAMAGYSGVIVYMPDFVEDLKTMMQDGPKLKEMIETMKNCDLLIFDDIGAENLSPWVRDHVLGSILNYRMNRKPTFYTSNYPLDGLERHLSFTSKDGEEAHKGQRLMNRIAPFVDVVHLYGENQRGKF; encoded by the coding sequence ATGGAATCCCTTGGCGAGCTGCTGGAAAGTATGAAGAGCTCTGCGCTACGGCGCAGAACGGCCGAGATTACGGAGGAGCTGCTGAAGAATCCGCTTATTCAGGCGATGCGGGCGGAATATCCCGAGATTGACGACCGGGTGCTGCGCATCAATTTAAGCAAGCTGTACCAGTATGCCGGCGATCAGGCCAACTGCAAGCAGTGTCCCGGACTGGACCATTGCCCGAATGATTTCCAGGGACACTACAGCAAGCTGGATATTCAGCGGGTCAATGGAACGGTGGAGATTTATGAACGGAAAACGCCGTGTTCCCTGCAGGTTGCCAAAACGAATGAGGATCAGATCCGGAAGCGGATCCGCAGCTTCTATGTCGACGACAAGGCGCTGAATGAAGGCTATGACCATATGGAGATTATGGCCAAGGATCGGCTGAGAGCTCCCGGAGTTCATCAGGTGTTCAAGTATATCAAGGAGACGAAGGAGAATGGGCTGAGTCCCCGGGGATTGTATTTGACCGGATCCTTCGGCACCGGCAAGACCTATTTGATGGGCTATCTGCTCTATGAGCTGGCGATGGCGGGGTATTCGGGCGTGATCGTGTATATGCCCGACTTTGTAGAGGATCTGAAAACGATGATGCAGGACGGGCCGAAGCTGAAGGAAATGATCGAGACGATGAAGAACTGCGATCTGTTGATCTTCGACGATATCGGCGCCGAGAATTTAAGCCCTTGGGTACGGGATCATGTGCTGGGGTCGATTCTGAATTACCGGATGAACCGCAAGCCGACCTTCTACACATCCAACTATCCGCTGGACGGGCTCGAGCGGCACTTAAGCTTTACCAGCAAGGACGGGGAAGAGGCCCATAAGGGGCAGCGGCTGATGAACCGTATTGCACCGTTCGTGGATGTCGTTCATTTGTACGGCGAGAATCAGAGGGGAAAATTCTAG
- the trxA gene encoding thioredoxin has translation MAIVNVTDQTFANEVEGQGTVVVDFWAPWCGPCKMLAPILDELSQELGDDVKIAKVNVDENPESAARFGVMSIPTMIFFKDGQPVDKVVGLNSKEALKGIIAKHQ, from the coding sequence ATGGCTATCGTTAATGTTACCGATCAAACCTTCGCGAACGAAGTGGAAGGTCAAGGAACGGTTGTAGTTGATTTCTGGGCCCCATGGTGCGGTCCTTGTAAAATGCTCGCTCCGATTCTGGACGAATTGTCCCAAGAACTCGGCGACGATGTAAAAATCGCAAAGGTGAACGTGGATGAAAATCCGGAATCCGCAGCACGCTTCGGCGTCATGAGCATTCCGACGATGATTTTCTTTAAAGACGGCCAGCCTGTCGATAAAGTGGTAGGGCTTAACTCCAAAGAAGCCTTGAAAGGCATCATTGCGAAGCATCAATAA
- the uvrC gene encoding excinuclease ABC subunit UvrC produces the protein MDDFAKQLQEQEKALENIRHKLALLPDQPGCYLMKNREGTIIYVGKAKVLKNRVRSYFTGSHNGKTQMLVSEIRDFEYIVTGSNMEALILECNLIKTHQPRYNVLLKDDKTYPYLKITNEEHPRLEVTRRVLKDKAKYFGPYPNAYAAQQTKKLLDRMYPLRKCGVMPKEVCLYYHMGQCMAPCVKEVPKSAYEEITSEINSFLSGGHEEIKKELQRKMQEAAEDLYFERAKELRDQIIHIDTLMEKQKITTTDTRDRDVFGYAVDKGWMCVQILYMRQGKMVQRNKSIFPFYGDAHSDFMSFIAQYYSDNPAVPQEILLPGPVLIEEAESDAQDSIAAKDAPISEGAGSRAAASTESGQAPGAGEGDAAGSPSLAVAEDPSGSGSAGSGPESSGQGEEAERLAAATKAENERAEAAGLVDAAGGAAALQEWLGVKVHVPQRGLKRQMVGMAIENAKVALDEKFRLIERDEERTSIAAANLGEVIGIESLNRIEAFDNSNIQGTNPVSAMVVFTNGKPDKKEYRKYKIRTVQGPDDYETMREVIRRRYERVLKENLPLPDLIVVDGGRGQISAAIDVLENELGLFIPVCGLVKDAKHRTAQLMVGDPPQPVSLPRDSQEFYLLQRIQDEVHRFAISFHRDQRGKSMVSSKLDSIPGIGEKRRKLLLKHFGSIKKIKEASVEDFKPLSIGEKLATDILNALRDEES, from the coding sequence ATGGACGACTTCGCCAAACAACTGCAGGAGCAGGAGAAGGCGCTGGAGAATATCCGGCACAAGCTGGCGCTGCTGCCAGATCAGCCAGGGTGCTACCTGATGAAGAACCGGGAAGGAACCATTATTTATGTCGGCAAGGCCAAAGTGCTGAAGAACCGGGTTCGCTCTTATTTTACCGGCAGCCACAACGGCAAAACCCAGATGCTGGTATCCGAGATCCGCGATTTCGAATACATCGTAACGGGCAGCAATATGGAAGCGCTCATCCTGGAGTGCAACCTGATCAAGACGCACCAGCCAAGGTATAATGTACTGCTCAAGGATGACAAAACCTATCCATATCTTAAAATTACGAACGAAGAGCATCCCCGCCTGGAAGTGACGCGCCGGGTGCTTAAAGATAAAGCCAAGTATTTCGGTCCCTATCCGAACGCCTATGCCGCTCAGCAGACGAAAAAGCTGCTCGACCGCATGTATCCTTTGCGCAAATGCGGGGTTATGCCGAAAGAGGTGTGCTTGTACTATCATATGGGCCAATGCATGGCTCCATGCGTGAAAGAGGTGCCGAAGTCCGCCTACGAGGAGATCACCAGCGAAATCAACTCCTTTCTAAGCGGCGGTCATGAAGAGATCAAGAAGGAGCTGCAGCGCAAAATGCAGGAAGCCGCAGAGGACCTGTATTTCGAACGCGCCAAGGAGCTCAGGGACCAGATCATCCATATCGACACCTTGATGGAGAAGCAGAAGATCACGACGACCGACACCCGGGACCGCGATGTATTCGGATATGCCGTGGATAAAGGCTGGATGTGCGTGCAAATTCTGTACATGCGGCAGGGGAAAATGGTACAGCGCAACAAGTCGATCTTTCCGTTCTACGGTGACGCGCACAGCGACTTTATGTCCTTCATTGCGCAGTACTACAGCGATAACCCTGCCGTGCCGCAGGAAATCCTGCTTCCTGGACCGGTCTTGATCGAGGAGGCCGAATCCGACGCGCAAGACAGCATCGCGGCCAAGGATGCTCCGATTTCGGAGGGAGCAGGCAGCAGAGCCGCCGCTTCCACCGAGAGCGGCCAGGCCCCAGGCGCCGGTGAAGGCGATGCCGCTGGATCGCCTTCCTTAGCGGTCGCAGAGGACCCGTCCGGCTCGGGTTCGGCAGGCAGCGGTCCGGAAAGCTCCGGGCAAGGGGAGGAGGCCGAACGTCTGGCCGCCGCGACGAAAGCCGAGAACGAGCGGGCGGAGGCTGCCGGCCTGGTGGACGCCGCCGGAGGCGCAGCCGCCCTGCAGGAATGGCTCGGCGTCAAAGTGCATGTGCCGCAGCGCGGCTTAAAGCGCCAGATGGTCGGGATGGCGATTGAAAATGCAAAGGTTGCGCTCGATGAGAAATTCCGCTTAATCGAACGGGATGAGGAGCGGACATCGATTGCCGCGGCCAATCTCGGCGAAGTGATCGGCATCGAATCCCTGAACCGGATCGAGGCGTTTGACAACTCGAACATACAGGGGACGAATCCGGTTTCGGCGATGGTCGTGTTTACGAACGGGAAGCCGGATAAGAAGGAATACCGGAAATACAAAATCCGCACCGTGCAGGGTCCGGATGATTACGAGACGATGCGTGAGGTCATCCGGAGACGGTACGAGCGGGTGCTGAAGGAGAATCTGCCGCTGCCGGACCTGATCGTGGTCGACGGCGGCAGGGGACAGATTTCGGCTGCGATCGATGTGCTGGAGAATGAGCTGGGACTGTTCATTCCGGTCTGCGGGCTTGTGAAGGATGCCAAGCATAGAACGGCGCAGCTGATGGTCGGCGATCCGCCGCAGCCGGTGTCCCTCCCTCGGGACAGCCAGGAGTTCTATCTGCTGCAGCGCATCCAGGACGAGGTCCACCGGTTTGCGATCTCCTTCCATCGAGACCAGCGCGGCAAATCGATGGTGTCGTCCAAGCTGGACTCGATCCCGGGCATCGGCGAGAAGCGGCGGAAGCTGCTGCTGAAGCATTTCGGCTCGATCAAAAAAATAAAAGAGGCTTCAGTCGAAGACTTTAAGCCCCTTTCGATCGGTGAAAAATTAGCTACGGATATACTCAATGCCCTTCGTGATGAGGAGTCGTGA
- a CDS encoding CPBP family intramembrane glutamic endopeptidase, with amino-acid sequence MNRAAEPLKLTPNLKKLIAPAIIGLILFLVFQVLPSTSFESTDTPYPKIISKEEAAQAASRFASEHLGFPAAEGEDTLVTYQSNSELYGYLAKEKKLRDYNKSYGAKYPYDVYRVRFTLPGGDALNVDVHMQNAGIAGFSYDSARSVYDRIELNQGEVRKQMLLLVEEGMTLAEKQALAEPWLKWAGYDATQLQLSTREGEPTLKYTVTEAAIGDSRLQLAFTFEHGKLRSFEPAFSVPAAHTAYVNKQTQDATLLTLVGYGLFTLVLGILAIVYSVKTRAYTSFKRGILLSVLLFVIQMLNTYNLVPVFKAQGMSETGIIGIMIFYAIYSLIFSALLYFSLVGGSGLWRKEDGLNPWPRAKEPGYGRYVLDSMKVGYMWALILLGIQSLIFIALGLTLNTWSTTDASQSPYNMLYPWLFPLMAWLAGISEEAVYRLFGIRMVKKIVRSTFVASLITSIIWALGHTLYPIYPVVSRPIELVIIGLLFSYIFLKYGYIAAMFSHVIFNSILMGFSLVMLQGAPNVLIGLFYMVLPAIVAYVIYRLNPIKKEKPYVTTPHHEGH; translated from the coding sequence ATGAACCGTGCCGCAGAGCCCTTGAAGCTGACGCCTAACCTGAAGAAGCTTATCGCCCCGGCCATTATCGGCCTGATCCTGTTTCTTGTTTTTCAGGTACTCCCATCCACTTCCTTCGAGTCAACCGATACGCCCTATCCGAAAATCATCTCCAAAGAGGAGGCTGCACAAGCCGCGTCACGGTTCGCGAGCGAGCATTTAGGATTTCCTGCTGCCGAAGGGGAAGACACGCTTGTTACATACCAGTCCAACTCCGAGCTGTACGGATATTTGGCGAAAGAGAAGAAGCTCCGGGATTATAATAAGAGCTACGGAGCCAAATACCCTTACGATGTATACCGTGTCCGCTTCACCTTGCCGGGCGGCGATGCGCTGAACGTGGATGTACATATGCAAAATGCCGGCATCGCCGGATTTTCCTATGATTCCGCCCGCTCCGTTTACGACCGGATCGAGCTGAATCAAGGGGAGGTCCGCAAGCAAATGCTGCTCCTGGTGGAGGAGGGCATGACGCTGGCCGAGAAGCAGGCTCTCGCCGAGCCGTGGCTCAAGTGGGCCGGATATGATGCGACGCAGCTCCAGCTCTCCACCCGGGAAGGCGAACCCACGCTGAAGTATACCGTCACGGAAGCGGCGATCGGGGATTCGAGGCTGCAGCTGGCGTTTACCTTTGAGCATGGAAAGCTGCGTTCCTTCGAGCCGGCATTCTCGGTTCCGGCAGCGCACACCGCCTATGTCAACAAGCAGACGCAGGACGCAACGCTGCTGACGCTCGTCGGTTACGGTTTGTTTACGCTTGTGCTCGGTATCCTGGCCATCGTCTACAGCGTCAAGACCCGGGCCTACACCTCGTTTAAGCGCGGTATCCTGCTGTCCGTCCTGTTGTTTGTCATCCAGATGCTGAATACGTACAACCTGGTTCCGGTCTTTAAGGCACAAGGAATGTCCGAGACCGGGATCATCGGGATTATGATCTTCTACGCCATTTATTCCCTCATCTTCTCCGCTCTGCTCTATTTCTCGCTTGTCGGCGGAAGCGGCCTATGGCGGAAGGAAGACGGGCTTAATCCGTGGCCGCGGGCCAAGGAGCCCGGATACGGGCGCTATGTCCTGGACAGCATGAAGGTGGGCTATATGTGGGCACTCATTCTGCTCGGCATCCAGTCCTTGATCTTCATCGCGCTCGGCCTGACCTTGAACACCTGGTCCACGACCGATGCCTCGCAGTCCCCTTACAACATGCTCTATCCATGGCTGTTTCCGCTGATGGCTTGGCTCGCAGGCATATCGGAGGAAGCGGTATACCGGCTGTTCGGCATTAGAATGGTGAAGAAGATCGTGCGCAGCACCTTTGTCGCGAGTTTGATCACCTCGATCATCTGGGCGCTCGGCCATACGCTGTATCCGATTTACCCGGTGGTGTCCCGCCCGATTGAGCTGGTCATTATCGGCCTGCTGTTCAGCTATATCTTCCTGAAATACGGATATATTGCGGCCATGTTCTCGCATGTCATCTTCAACAGCATTCTTATGGGATTCAGCCTGGTCATGCTTCAAGGCGCCCCTAACGTGCTGATCGGCCTGTTCTATATGGTGCTGCCGGCCATCGTGGCTTACGTGATCTATCGCTTGAATCCAATAAAAAAAGAGAAGCCGTATGTCACGACTCCTCATCACGAAGGGCATTGA
- a CDS encoding TrkH family potassium uptake protein, with protein MNSKLNWLKLSPPQILALGFAAAILVGTLLLMLPVSSRTGEPIAWIDAMFTAASAVCLTGLVVVDTGTSFSAFGHTVILLLIQLSGLGFMTMATLFALVFKRKISLKDRLVLQEAMNQSSIEGIVRLIRRVFIYSLTFEACGALLFTLRWAWDMPIGKAIYFGLFHSVSLFNNAGFDLFGDFHSLTGYVDDPLVNIVSMLLIISGGIGFVVLSDLIDFRQKRKLSLHSKVVLSMSGSLIFIGAIIIFIFEFTNPLTLGSLDGGGRVLASFFQSVSPRTAGVNSIDIGGLRQATQFFIIILMFIGASPGSTGGGIKTTTFMVMVGAVFAMMRGRDDIVMFRYRLAQERVLKALTIALLALLLVLTVSMILSTTEDADFLEILFETTSAFGTVGLSMGLTPDLTVLGKILISLTMFAGRLGPLTLAYALGPKKGKELYRYPEGKMIIG; from the coding sequence TTGAACTCAAAATTGAATTGGCTTAAGCTGTCACCTCCGCAGATCCTTGCGCTCGGTTTTGCGGCGGCGATCCTGGTCGGAACCCTTCTGCTCATGCTGCCCGTATCCAGCAGGACCGGCGAACCGATCGCCTGGATTGACGCCATGTTTACGGCAGCTTCAGCCGTCTGTCTGACCGGGCTTGTCGTCGTGGATACAGGCACAAGCTTCAGTGCCTTCGGACATACGGTGATCCTCCTGCTCATTCAGCTCAGCGGGCTCGGGTTTATGACGATGGCAACCCTGTTCGCCCTGGTGTTTAAGCGCAAGATATCCCTCAAGGACCGGCTTGTTCTGCAGGAAGCGATGAATCAGTCCTCGATCGAAGGGATCGTTCGTTTAATCCGGCGGGTGTTTATCTATTCCCTGACCTTCGAGGCATGCGGAGCCTTACTATTTACTCTCCGCTGGGCATGGGATATGCCTATTGGAAAAGCCATTTATTTCGGCCTGTTCCATTCCGTTTCGCTGTTTAACAATGCGGGCTTCGATCTGTTCGGCGATTTTCATAGTCTCACCGGTTATGTCGATGATCCGCTGGTGAACATCGTATCCATGCTATTGATCATATCCGGCGGTATCGGGTTCGTTGTATTATCCGATTTGATCGATTTCCGTCAAAAAAGGAAGCTTTCGCTTCACTCCAAAGTCGTTCTCTCGATGTCGGGATCTTTGATATTTATCGGGGCGATCATCATATTCATTTTTGAGTTTACCAATCCGCTAACGCTGGGCTCCTTGGATGGGGGAGGCAGAGTGCTTGCCTCGTTCTTCCAGTCGGTCAGTCCGCGAACAGCGGGCGTAAATTCGATAGATATCGGCGGCCTCAGGCAAGCCACGCAATTTTTCATTATTATACTTATGTTTATCGGAGCGTCGCCTGGCTCGACGGGGGGCGGGATCAAGACGACAACCTTTATGGTTATGGTAGGGGCCGTGTTCGCGATGATGAGAGGGAGAGACGATATCGTTATGTTCCGGTATCGCCTGGCCCAGGAGCGCGTGCTTAAGGCGCTGACGATTGCGCTTCTGGCGCTGCTGCTCGTATTGACGGTGTCCATGATTCTGTCCACGACGGAGGATGCGGATTTCCTGGAGATTTTATTCGAAACGACCTCGGCCTTCGGCACCGTCGGCTTATCGATGGGCTTGACGCCAGATCTGACGGTGCTCGGCAAAATACTGATCAGCTTGACGATGTTTGCCGGACGTCTCGGTCCGTTGACGCTGGCTTATGCACTGGGGCCGAAAAAGGGTAAAGAATTGTATCGTTATCCGGAAGGCAAAATGATTATTGGATAA
- a CDS encoding potassium channel family protein yields MKPKQFAVIGLGRFGSSLALELMELGYEVLGIDRNEEVVEDMSEHLTHTVVADATDEEMLKSLGIRNFDCGIVAIGDDIQMSILSAILLKELGVSTVVAKAISVLHGRALQKLGVDRVIFPERDMGIRVAHQLVTPNLLDYIELSKDYLIVEMTVTDCMDGKTLSELNTRVRYGVTVVALNKRSGIIVAPTAMDVVNAGDVMVVIGSNDNVERFETEVVNLQQK; encoded by the coding sequence ATGAAACCAAAGCAATTTGCAGTGATCGGTTTGGGGCGGTTCGGCTCGAGTCTGGCACTGGAACTGATGGAACTAGGCTATGAAGTTCTCGGCATTGACCGGAACGAAGAGGTCGTCGAGGATATGAGCGAGCATTTGACCCATACGGTGGTCGCGGATGCTACGGATGAGGAGATGCTGAAATCGCTCGGCATCCGCAATTTCGACTGCGGGATCGTCGCGATCGGAGACGATATCCAGATGAGCATTCTGTCCGCCATTCTGCTCAAGGAACTCGGTGTATCGACCGTCGTGGCCAAAGCGATTTCCGTGCTGCACGGCCGGGCGCTGCAGAAGCTGGGCGTGGACCGGGTCATCTTCCCGGAGCGGGATATGGGGATCCGTGTGGCTCACCAGCTGGTTACGCCGAATCTGCTCGACTATATCGAATTATCTAAGGATTATTTGATTGTGGAAATGACGGTAACCGATTGTATGGACGGCAAGACGTTAAGCGAACTGAACACGCGCGTCCGTTACGGTGTCACGGTGGTTGCCCTCAACAAGCGATCCGGCATTATCGTTGCGCCGACGGCGATGGACGTGGTTAATGCCGGCGATGTTATGGTCGTCATCGGCTCCAACGACAATGTGGAACGGTTTGAGACCGAAGTCGTGAATCTGCAGCAGAAATAA
- a CDS encoding LysR family transcriptional regulator has translation MLEDLDMFAVVVEQSSINKASKLLNLSQPALSRKIAKLEDELGLPLFNRRGKRLELTSIGQIVYTFALEQRQQQLKLMQTLAHYREGEQISINLGASLTTLQTTLPPLVNAFMERHPAAEIKLITGKTHEIVSYVRDKRVDVGIVASSINQPGLNCIPLFDDHLELVIPAVHPLAELEDVEVEHLQGLPMIIFSTGTWYRKLTDDLFHRWGIMPDIRMEIDSFEAIVRLIPTCKAAALLPKSYLRPQLLSDNGLVDIHIPALMETRRTTSLIYGDASELSSAARRWINETEVLFRSLAEEKQRKNLTT, from the coding sequence ATGCTCGAAGATCTGGACATGTTTGCCGTTGTGGTGGAGCAATCCAGCATCAATAAAGCGTCCAAGCTGCTGAACCTGTCCCAGCCGGCGCTCTCGCGGAAGATCGCCAAGCTCGAGGACGAGCTCGGCCTGCCGCTGTTCAACCGACGCGGCAAGCGCCTTGAGCTGACGTCGATCGGACAGATCGTATATACCTTTGCGCTGGAGCAGCGCCAGCAGCAGCTGAAGCTCATGCAGACGCTCGCCCACTATCGGGAAGGGGAGCAGATCTCGATTAATCTGGGCGCGAGCCTGACGACGCTGCAGACGACGCTGCCCCCGCTCGTCAATGCGTTCATGGAGCGGCATCCCGCCGCGGAGATCAAGCTGATTACCGGCAAAACCCATGAGATCGTTTCCTATGTTAGGGATAAACGGGTAGACGTCGGCATCGTTGCCTCTTCCATCAACCAGCCGGGACTCAACTGCATTCCCCTGTTTGACGATCATTTGGAGCTCGTCATTCCAGCCGTCCATCCGCTGGCGGAGCTGGAGGATGTCGAGGTCGAGCACCTGCAGGGACTACCGATGATTATTTTCTCGACCGGCACCTGGTACCGTAAGCTGACCGACGACCTGTTTCACCGGTGGGGCATCATGCCTGATATTCGGATGGAGATCGATTCCTTCGAAGCGATCGTCCGCTTGATCCCGACCTGCAAAGCAGCGGCCCTGCTTCCGAAATCATACCTCCGTCCGCAGCTGCTCTCCGACAACGGGCTTGTGGACATTCACATCCCCGCGCTCATGGAGACGCGGCGGACGACATCCCTGATTTACGGGGATGCTTCAGAGCTCAGCAGCGCCGCCCGTCGCTGGATTAACGAGACCGAGGTGCTCTTCCGGAGCCTTGCGGAAGAGAAGCAGCGAAAAAACCTGACGACCTAG
- a CDS encoding succinate dehydrogenase cytochrome b558 subunit: protein MKGYYSRKLHSLLGVIPLGAFLLSHMISNFQAFEGGKKGFEGAVHFLNSMPLVFFLELFLIWLPLLYHGVYGLYIAYQAKNNIGNYNYERNIRFTVQRITGVITFVFVIWHMYDTRFQIMIGKITHDDLGAVMHDIVSNPVLFVLYIIGVVSATFHFANGLWAFLVSWGITVGPRAQRVSTYICMGLFVFMSVLFILAMTGFRNSEFQAAQAAIDVVKTVLA from the coding sequence ATGAAAGGGTATTATTCCAGAAAGCTGCATTCCTTACTCGGTGTCATACCGCTTGGAGCATTTCTGCTCAGCCACATGATATCCAACTTTCAGGCTTTCGAGGGTGGAAAGAAAGGCTTCGAGGGAGCCGTTCATTTCTTGAACAGCATGCCGCTTGTCTTCTTCCTCGAGCTGTTCCTGATTTGGCTGCCGCTGCTGTATCACGGCGTCTACGGACTGTACATTGCGTATCAGGCCAAAAACAACATCGGCAACTACAATTATGAGCGGAACATTCGTTTTACCGTTCAGCGGATTACCGGGGTTATTACGTTCGTATTTGTCATCTGGCATATGTACGACACCCGTTTTCAAATCATGATCGGCAAGATCACCCATGATGATCTGGGCGCCGTCATGCACGATATCGTGAGCAATCCGGTATTATTTGTTCTGTATATCATCGGCGTTGTATCGGCTACGTTCCACTTCGCGAACGGCTTGTGGGCATTCCTCGTTAGCTGGGGCATTACCGTCGGCCCGCGCGCACAGCGTGTATCCACATACATCTGCATGGGCCTGTTCGTATTTATGAGCGTCCTGTTTATCCTTGCGATGACCGGGTTCAGAAACTCCGAATTCCAGGCGGCGCAAGCAGCGATCGATGTAGTTAAGACAGTCTTGGCTTAA
- the sdhA gene encoding succinate dehydrogenase flavoprotein subunit, with the protein MAASNIIVVGGGLAGLMATIKAAEAGAHVHLFSLVPVKRSHSVCAQGGINGAVNTKGEGDSPWEHFDDTVYGGDFLANQPPVKAMCEAAPGIIHLMDRMGVMFNRTPEGLLDFRRFGGTKHHRTAFAGATTGQQLLYALDEQVRRWETAGLVTKYENWEFLNAVIDDEGVCRGIAAQDLRSMEIRAFKAEAVILASGGPGIIFGKTTNSVINTGTAASAVYQQGVYYANGEFIQIHPTAIPGDDKLRLMSESARGEGGRIWTYKDGKPWYFLEEKYPAYGNLVPRDIATREIFSVCVDMGLGINGENMVYLDLSHKDPKELDVKLGGIIEIYEKFMGDDPRKIPMKIFPAVHYSMGGMWVDYNQMTNIPGLFAAGECEYQYHGANRLGANSLVSAIYGGMVAGPKAIEYIKGLKKSSEDISSSVFDRYTKEQTAKYEGLLKMEGTENAYVIHKELGEWMTNNMTVVRYNDKLQETINKIKELKQRYRNINMTDTSRWNNQGVAFTRQLWNMLELAEAMTLGALLRNESRGAHYKPEFPDRNDEEFLKTTKAKWTPEGPQISYEEVDVSLIPPRIRDYSKEK; encoded by the coding sequence ATGGCAGCATCTAATATTATCGTAGTGGGCGGAGGCCTGGCCGGATTGATGGCAACCATCAAAGCGGCCGAAGCGGGAGCCCATGTTCATCTGTTCTCACTGGTACCTGTGAAACGTTCTCACTCCGTGTGCGCGCAAGGCGGCATTAACGGAGCGGTTAATACGAAAGGCGAAGGCGACTCCCCGTGGGAGCACTTTGACGATACGGTTTACGGCGGGGACTTCCTGGCGAACCAGCCGCCGGTCAAGGCTATGTGTGAAGCGGCTCCGGGCATTATTCACCTGATGGACCGCATGGGCGTTATGTTCAACCGTACGCCGGAAGGCCTTCTCGATTTCCGCCGCTTCGGCGGAACGAAGCATCACCGTACGGCGTTTGCCGGAGCGACGACCGGCCAGCAGCTGCTGTACGCGCTGGATGAGCAGGTGCGCCGCTGGGAAACTGCGGGTCTCGTGACCAAGTACGAGAACTGGGAGTTCCTGAACGCGGTCATTGACGACGAGGGCGTATGCCGCGGCATAGCCGCCCAGGACCTTCGCTCCATGGAGATCCGGGCGTTCAAGGCGGAGGCCGTCATTTTGGCCAGCGGTGGTCCCGGCATCATTTTCGGTAAAACGACGAACTCGGTTATCAACACCGGTACGGCAGCAAGCGCGGTATACCAGCAGGGCGTATACTACGCCAATGGCGAATTCATCCAGATTCACCCGACCGCCATTCCGGGCGACGACAAGCTGCGTCTGATGTCGGAATCGGCCCGCGGTGAAGGCGGCCGGATCTGGACCTATAAAGACGGAAAGCCTTGGTATTTCCTTGAAGAGAAATACCCTGCATACGGCAACCTCGTTCCGCGGGATATCGCAACTCGCGAGATCTTCTCCGTATGTGTGGACATGGGTCTTGGCATTAACGGCGAGAACATGGTATACCTGGATCTCTCCCATAAGGATCCGAAGGAGCTGGACGTGAAGCTCGGGGGCATCATCGAGATCTATGAGAAGTTTATGGGTGACGACCCTCGCAAAATTCCGATGAAGATCTTCCCGGCAGTCCATTATTCCATGGGCGGCATGTGGGTCGATTACAACCAGATGACGAATATTCCGGGTCTGTTCGCAGCCGGGGAATGTGAATATCAATATCACGGAGCCAACCGCTTGGGAGCCAACTCGCTCGTATCGGCCATTTACGGCGGTATGGTCGCAGGTCCGAAGGCGATCGAGTATATTAAAGGCTTGAAGAAATCGTCCGAGGATATCTCCTCCAGCGTCTTCGACCGGTACACGAAAGAGCAAACCGCGAAGTATGAAGGGCTTCTGAAGATGGAAGGCACGGAAAATGCTTACGTGATTCATAAAGAGCTTGGCGAATGGATGACCAACAACATGACCGTTGTCCGCTACAACGACAAGCTCCAGGAGACCATCAACAAGATCAAGGAATTGAAGCAGCGCTACCGCAACATCAACATGACCGATACATCCCGCTGGAACAACCAAGGCGTGGCGTTCACGCGTCAGCTGTGGAACATGCTGGAGCTTGCGGAAGCTATGACGCTTGGAGCCCTGCTCCGGAACGAAAGCCGCGGAGCCCATTACAAGCCGGAGTTCCCTGACCGCAATGATGAGGAGTTCCTGAAAACAACGAAAGCGAAATGGACCCCTGAAGGTCCGCAAATTTCGTACGAAGAAGTGGATGTTTCCTTAATCCCGCCGCGTATTCGCGACTATTCGAAAGAAAAGTAA